The Thioalkalivibrio sulfidiphilus HL-EbGr7 genome includes the window TTCGAGGAGATCTGCGAGATCATGAAGGCCTACGACGTGGCCTTCAGCCTGGGCGACGGCCTGCGCCCAGGCTGTCTCGCGGATGCCAACGACGCCGCCCAGTTCGGCGAACTGGAGACCCTGGGTGAGCTGACCAAGATCGCCTGGGAGCATGACGTGCAGGTGATGATCGAGGGCCCGGGCCACGTGCCCCTGCACATGGTCAAAGAGAACGTGGACAAGGAGCTCAGCGACTGCTTCGAGGCGCCCTTCTACACCCTGGGCCCCCTGGTCACGGACATCGCGCCGGCCTACGACCACATCACCTCCGGCATCGGTGCCGCCAACATCGGCTGGTACGGCACCGCCATGCTCTGCTACGTGACCCCCAAGGAGCACCTGGGCTTGCCCAACAAGCAGGACGTGCGCGACGGCATCATCACCTACAAGATCGCCGCCCATGCCGCCGATCTCGCCAAGGGCTTCCCCGGCGCTCAGGTGCAGGACAATGCGCTTTCCAAGGCCCGCTTCGAGTTCCGCTGGGAGGACCAGTTCAACCTGGCCCTGGACCCGGAGCGGGCCCGGGAATTCCACGACGAGACCCTGCCCAAGGAGGCCCACAAGGTGGCGCACTTCTGCTCCATGTGCGGGCCCAACTTCTGCTCCATGAAGATCACCCAGGACGTGCGTGATTATGCCGTCAAGCAGGGCATCTCCGAGCAGGAGGCCCTGGAGAAGGGCATGCAGGAGAAGGCGGTGGAGTTCGTGAACAAGGGCGCGCAGATCTACCGGGAGGTTTGAGTCCCGACCTTTGTCGGGCCTTGGCGGGGAGCACTCTCAGTAGCACAGCGGCTCTTGCTGTCCGACAGCCCGCCCCGTGAGCCAGCCGCCGATTCTCCTCGAGTATCATCACTGCTGCACCCCGGTCGATGTATCGGTGCGTGCCTGGGCGACGGGGTCAGGGATGTGCTGTTCATCAAGGAAAATGATGTTTTTTGGATGGATGTTTTTGTTCGCTGGCTGCAATATGGTGGCGGAAGCATGCCTCATCTGCTTGACAAGGGAGCCATGACGACCTACCCCACATAAGGAAGAGGCATACCCCGGGATGGGGCATGTCTCCGCCCCTGTGGCCATTGCATGACTGGAAATGAGGAGTTCATTTGGCCAGGAAGCGCGAAAGCCAGCGAATCACACTGATCGGCGGCGTGCTACTGGCTGCATTGACCCTGGTTTCTGGTTTCGCCGTCTATGCTGTGATGCAGAGGCAGCTTGAAGCTGTTCTGGTCAACAGCCTGCAATCCTCCCTGCACAGCGACCGCCGCCTGTTCGAAACGGAGATCCGCGGGAGCGTGGTCAATGCGTTAACGGTCTCCACCCGACCCTTTGTGATCCAGAACCTCGCCCGCCTGCGCGAGGCGCCGGAAGATGCGTCGGCCGCGCACAGCCTGCAGCGGCTGGTGCGCAGGCTCGTCAAATCCCAGCAGCAGACCGCTGAGGCGAACGCACGACTGAGAGATCTCGAGGAGCGCTGGCGGTTTGCACTGGACAGTGCCGGTGCGGGTGTCTGGGACCTGGATCTTTCCGCAGGCAAGATCCTCCTGTCCGTGCGCTGCAAGCACATGCTGGGCTACGAGGAGCATGAGATCGGCGCGAGTGCGGAGGAATGGCAGGCGCTGGTGCACCGGGACGATGCGCCGGCCCTCATAGCCGCCTGCCAGCGGCTGGTCGATGGCGAGGTGCAGAGTTTCACCCATGAACACCGCAAGCGCTGCAAGGATGGCAGCTGGAAGTGGGTGCAGGCCCGGGGCATGGTGGCCGCCCGGGATGAGAACGGCGCGCCTACGCGCCTGATCGGCACGTATATCGACATCAGCGAGCGCAAGCGCGCCGAGGAGATCATCCAGCAGCAGGCCAACTTTGATCCCTTGACGAAACTCCCCAATCGCCGTCTGTTCCTGGATCGGCTCGATCAGCAGATCGCAAAATGCCAGCGAACGGGCGCTGCCCTTGCGCTGCTGCTCATCGATCTCGATGAATTCAAGGAGGTCAACGATACCCTGGGCCACGACGTCGGTGATGTGCTCCTGCAGGAAGCAGCCCGGCGCATCAGCGGCTGCATCCGTGATACGGATACGGTCGCCCGCCTGGGCGGAGACGAGTTCACGGTGATCCTGTCCGATCTGACCGGCAAGGCCCACGTGGAGGAGATCGCGCAGAAGCTCATCTCCCGGGTGGCCGAGCCGTACTACCTCCGCGAAGGGGTGGCTCACATCTCCGCCAGCATCGGCATCACCCTGTACCCGGGCGACGCCGAGGACATGGGCGAGCTGATGAAGCATGCCGACCAGGCCATGTACTCGGCCAAGAGGCTGGGCAGAAACCGCTTCTGCTATTTCACCCATGCCTTGCAGGAGGCGGCGCAGAAGCGGCTCAGGCTGTCCAGGGAACTCAGGCAGGCGGTGAACCAGGGGCAGTTCGAGGCCCATTTCCAGCCCATCGTGGAACTTGCCTCGGGGCGGATCCAGAAGGCAGAGGCATTGCTCCGCTGGCACCATCCCGAGCGGGGTCTGGTTGGTCCGGCGGAATTCATTCCCCTGGCGGAGGATACCGGGCTCATCGAAGGGGTGGGTGACTGGGTGTTCAGGGAGGCGGTGCGGCGTGCCAGGGTGTGGCGCGATCGCTTCGGCACGGATATCCAAGTCAGCGTGAACATGTCCCCGTTGCAGTTCCGGAGCGAGGGCGCGGAGCGGGTCGAGTCCTGGCTGTACCACCTTGAGGAAATGGGTGTCAGGGGTGAGCAAATCGTCATCGAGATCACCGAAAACCTCCTGCTCCATGCCCATGACGAAGTCACCAGGCAGCTGTTCCGGTTTCGCGACGCGGGCATCCAGATCGCCATCGATGACTTCGGCACGGGCTATTGCACGCTCTCCTACCTCAAGCAGTTCCCCATCGACTACCTGAAGATCGATCGCAGTTTCGTGCGCAACCTGGAAAACGATCCGAACGACGTGGCCCTGTCCAAGGCCATCATCGTCATGGCGCACGAACTGGGCCTGAAGGTGATCGCGGAGGGCGTGGAAACCGAAGGGCAGCGCAGGCTGCTGTCTGATGCCGGCTGCGACTTCGCCCAGGGTTATCTGTTTGCCAGGGCCTTGCCGGCGGAAGACTTCGAGGATCTGCTCAACGACACGGGGCGGATGTTCTCGATCGGTTAACCTGAGTGTGTCGCTAGTGTCCTGAGTCAGAGATTCGTTACATTTCAGCGGGTCTGTACGGGATGCACGGCAAGGCGCACGAGCGAAGGACGGGCAGGCCCATTCGAGCGAGAGCAACGCGGCCGAGCGCCCGTACAGGCCCGCCCGCAGGGAGCCCCGCACAAGACCCAATGCGGCGTTGCGGTCCTTGCCAAGGGCTTGCCATTGCCTGCGGCCCGCGCCTTGCCTTGGGTCTTGTGCGGGGCTCTGAAATGCAACGAATCTCTGACTCAGGACACTAGGTTAAGCTGGGCGGCACATGCACACTCGGGAGTCATGATGACCCAGCCCAGGATCGCCGCCCGCACGCCCATCGCCGTCGAACTCAAGGCCGGCAAGAAGTACTTCTGGTGCAGCTGCGGGCGATCGAAGAACCAGCCGTTTTGCGATGGTTCCCACGAGGGTACCGACTTCAAGCCCATGGCCTTCACACCCGACGAGGATGGCGAGGCCCATCTGTGCCGCTGCAAGCAGACCGGAAACCCGCCTTACTGCGACGGCAGCCACGCGGGACTCGATGAGGAACAGGCATCGACGGGCGACGACGGGGAGCCGAACAATGGTGCCTCGGTCAAGGCGACCCGCGAGGAACCCACCCTCGAACGCATCCATGATCTCGCCCGGCATGGTCTGGAGAAGACCGGCCCCCACGGCGAGACCGTGGCCATGGGCGTGCCCCGGGCAGACCTGCCCCACTGGGACGATATCCAGATCCTCACCGCGCAGCTGGCCACCCGGCCCCTGCCGGAGGAGGCCGAGGTGGGCACCGAACTCATCATCGGGCCGCGGGCGGAACGCCCCCTGAAGCTCGACATTCCGTTGTTCGTCTCCGACATGAGCTTCGGTTCCCTGTCCCGGGAGGCCAAGCTGGCCCTGGCGAAAGGCGCGCAGCGCGCGGGCACGGGGATCTGCTCCGGGGAGGGCGGCATGATGCCCGAGGAACGGGAGGCCAATCCCCGTTACCTCTACGAACTGGCCTCGGCCAGGTTCGGGTACGACGAATCCCTGCTCGCGAAGATCGGCGCCCTGCACTTCAAGGGCGGTCAGGCGGCCAAGACCGGCACCGGCGGCCACCTGCCGGGCCGCAAGGTCACCGAGGAGATCGCGAAGGTGCGCGGCCTGAAGCCCGGCAAGTCCGCCATTTCTCCGCCTACCTTCACCGACCTGGTCATGCCGGATGACTTCCGGCGTTTCGCCGACCGGGTGCGGGAGGTCTGCGGCGGCATCCCCGTGGGCTTCAAGCTCTCCGCCAACCACATCGAGGCGGACATCGACTTTGCCCTGAAGGCGAGCGCCGACTACCTCATCCTCGACGGCCGTGGCGGGGCCACCGGCGCGGCCCCGCGGCTGTTCCGGGATCACATCTCCGTGCCCACCATCCCCGCCCTGGTGCGCGCCCGGCGGCACCTGGATGAACGCGGCGCCGGTGACGTCACGCTCATCATCACCGGCGGCCTGCGCCTGCCCGAGGATTTCATCAAGGCCCTGGCCCTGGGGGCCGACGGCATCGCCATCGCCAACAGTGCCATCCAGGCGGTGGGCTGCGTGGCGGCGCGCATGTGCCACACCAACCAGTGCCCGTCGGGCATCGCCACCCAGGACCCGGACCTGCGCAAGCGGCTCGACGTGGACGCAGGGGCGGCACGCCTGGCGCGTTTCCTGGAGAGCTCGGTGGCACTGATGCAGGTCATGGCCCGTGCCTGCGGCCACGATCATCTCGGGCAGTTCAGCCGGGACGACCTCACCGCCTGGAAGCGGGACATGCGCGAGCTGACGGGTTTGAAGTGAAAGACCGCCCCTGTGGGGCGGTCAGAGACAAGATACAAGAGGCAAGACAAAAGCCGGTTTTCCTACTTGTCTCTTGCCTCTTGGATCTTGTCTCTCATCACCGAAATGGCCGAAGCGGTGATAGTCAAAGGCTATCAACAAAATCCAAAGATTCAACTTCAGTAATAATTCTCATTTGGCTAATCTCATCATCAAGGCAACATGTTTGATGAGGAGATGCCGCCATGATCAAGACCGCAAGCTTTGCCATCGTGCACTTCAGCGTCGCCTTCGCCGTCGCCTTCGCACTCACGGGCAGCGTGGTGATCGGCGGCCTGGTGGCCCTGGTGGAACCCCTGGTGAACACCGTGGCCTACCACTTCCACGAGAAGGTCTGGGAGCGCATCCGCGCCCGCCGCGCGGCCAGGGCGTCTGCCGCCCCCCGGGGACCTGCGATCGCTGCCTGAAAAAGCCGGACCGCGAAGGCCGTGAAGCAATCCTCGGTGAAAAGTCTTCGCGCCGTCCGGCTCTGGGTTGCCCATGACAGAAGTGACAGGAGCCATCCCGATGAGCATCACGTACCGTACGGCCTGCAAGGCCGACCTGCCCGCCATCAATGGCGTCATTGAACGCGCCGTCATGACCTGGCGGCTGCCTGAGCGGGTCAAGCGCCTGTCCCTGCCCCTGTACCGCTACAGCGAAACGGACCTGGGGCACCTGGAAGTGTGGGTGGTGGAGGCGGATTCGGGCATCGCGGGACTGGCGTCCTGGGAGCCTGCGGAGGCGGCGGATCTGCCCGAGGGCAAGTCGGGTCTGCTGCTCCATGGCCTGTATGTGGACCCGGACCGGCAGCACCGGGGCATCGGCAGCCAATTGTTGAGCGCCAGCCAGGCGCGTGCCCGCGAACTGGGCT containing:
- a CDS encoding putative bifunctional diguanylate cyclase/phosphodiesterase, whose translation is MARKRESQRITLIGGVLLAALTLVSGFAVYAVMQRQLEAVLVNSLQSSLHSDRRLFETEIRGSVVNALTVSTRPFVIQNLARLREAPEDASAAHSLQRLVRRLVKSQQQTAEANARLRDLEERWRFALDSAGAGVWDLDLSAGKILLSVRCKHMLGYEEHEIGASAEEWQALVHRDDAPALIAACQRLVDGEVQSFTHEHRKRCKDGSWKWVQARGMVAARDENGAPTRLIGTYIDISERKRAEEIIQQQANFDPLTKLPNRRLFLDRLDQQIAKCQRTGAALALLLIDLDEFKEVNDTLGHDVGDVLLQEAARRISGCIRDTDTVARLGGDEFTVILSDLTGKAHVEEIAQKLISRVAEPYYLREGVAHISASIGITLYPGDAEDMGELMKHADQAMYSAKRLGRNRFCYFTHALQEAAQKRLRLSRELRQAVNQGQFEAHFQPIVELASGRIQKAEALLRWHHPERGLVGPAEFIPLAEDTGLIEGVGDWVFREAVRRARVWRDRFGTDIQVSVNMSPLQFRSEGAERVESWLYHLEEMGVRGEQIVIEITENLLLHAHDEVTRQLFRFRDAGIQIAIDDFGTGYCTLSYLKQFPIDYLKIDRSFVRNLENDPNDVALSKAIIVMAHELGLKVIAEGVETEGQRRLLSDAGCDFAQGYLFARALPAEDFEDLLNDTGRMFSIG
- a CDS encoding glutamate synthase-related protein — encoded protein: MTQPRIAARTPIAVELKAGKKYFWCSCGRSKNQPFCDGSHEGTDFKPMAFTPDEDGEAHLCRCKQTGNPPYCDGSHAGLDEEQASTGDDGEPNNGASVKATREEPTLERIHDLARHGLEKTGPHGETVAMGVPRADLPHWDDIQILTAQLATRPLPEEAEVGTELIIGPRAERPLKLDIPLFVSDMSFGSLSREAKLALAKGAQRAGTGICSGEGGMMPEEREANPRYLYELASARFGYDESLLAKIGALHFKGGQAAKTGTGGHLPGRKVTEEIAKVRGLKPGKSAISPPTFTDLVMPDDFRRFADRVREVCGGIPVGFKLSANHIEADIDFALKASADYLILDGRGGATGAAPRLFRDHISVPTIPALVRARRHLDERGAGDVTLIITGGLRLPEDFIKALALGADGIAIANSAIQAVGCVAARMCHTNQCPSGIATQDPDLRKRLDVDAGAARLARFLESSVALMQVMARACGHDHLGQFSRDDLTAWKRDMRELTGLK
- a CDS encoding DUF2061 domain-containing protein, coding for MIKTASFAIVHFSVAFAVAFALTGSVVIGGLVALVEPLVNTVAYHFHEKVWERIRARRAARASAAPRGPAIAA
- a CDS encoding GNAT family N-acetyltransferase is translated as MSITYRTACKADLPAINGVIERAVMTWRLPERVKRLSLPLYRYSETDLGHLEVWVVEADSGIAGLASWEPAEAADLPEGKSGLLLHGLYVDPDRQHRGIGSQLLSASQARARELGLDGVLIKAQADAEPFFQRRGLERLPVRDESRDYALRYWHRA